One Sphingomonas sp. FARSPH DNA segment encodes these proteins:
- the kdpF gene encoding K(+)-transporting ATPase subunit F, with protein sequence MTLDLWLAALTAFGLLVYLVAVLIRPERF encoded by the coding sequence ATGACGCTCGACCTCTGGCTGGCGGCGCTGACCGCATTTGGCCTTCTTGTCTATCTCGTGGCGGTGCTGATCCGCCCCGAACGCTTCTGA
- the kdpA gene encoding potassium-transporting ATPase subunit KdpA, producing MTLQGWFLILLFVGILLALTKPMGLWLHTLYEGRRTPLHGVLGPIERGFYRLSGIDPAAEQSWRRYAVHMLLFNVALLILTYAVLRLQGVLPGNPQGLAGLSPDLAFNTAVSFTTNTNWQSYSGESTMSNLSQMLGLTIHNFLSAATGIALAFALFRGFARREALKNGMGAIGNFWADVTRITLYLLLPLCIVYTVFLIASGVPQTMAGVVNVQTLEGAKQALLLGPVASQEAIKMLGTNGGGFFNANSAHPFENPTALVDFAQMLSIFVIGFGLTWTFGKAVGNTRQGWAILSAMVILFLAGVTVTYWQEAAGNPILHHVGVAGGNMEGKEVRFGIAASALFSVVTTAASCGAVNAMHDSFTALGGMIPLFNIQLGEVVVGGVGAGIYGFLLFAILAVFVAGLMVGRTPEYVGKKIESREVKLAVLAIAVLPLLILGLTALSSVLQQGLAGPLNKGPHGFSEILYAFTSAVGNNGSAFAGLTANTPYYNGLLGIAMWGGRFFIIVPMLAIAGSLAAKKYTPESAGSFPTTGGLWVGLLVGIVLILGGLTFLPSLALGPIADHLAMIRGQLF from the coding sequence ATGACACTCCAGGGCTGGTTCCTGATCCTCCTGTTCGTCGGCATCCTGCTGGCGCTCACCAAACCGATGGGGCTGTGGCTCCATACGCTCTACGAAGGCCGGCGGACGCCGCTGCACGGCGTGCTGGGCCCGATCGAACGCGGCTTCTACAGGCTCTCCGGCATCGATCCGGCGGCCGAGCAGAGCTGGCGCCGCTACGCCGTCCACATGCTGCTGTTCAACGTGGCGCTGCTGATCCTGACCTATGCCGTGCTGAGGCTCCAGGGCGTGCTGCCGGGCAATCCGCAGGGTCTGGCGGGCCTGTCGCCGGATCTCGCCTTCAACACCGCGGTCAGCTTCACCACCAACACCAACTGGCAGAGCTACAGCGGCGAAAGCACCATGTCGAACCTCAGCCAGATGCTGGGGCTGACCATCCACAACTTCCTGTCGGCCGCGACGGGGATCGCGCTCGCCTTTGCCCTGTTCCGCGGTTTCGCGCGGCGCGAGGCCCTGAAGAACGGGATGGGGGCGATCGGCAATTTCTGGGCCGACGTCACGCGGATCACGCTGTACCTGCTGCTGCCGCTGTGCATCGTCTACACTGTCTTCCTGATCGCCAGCGGCGTGCCGCAGACGATGGCGGGCGTCGTCAACGTCCAGACGCTGGAAGGCGCGAAACAGGCGCTGCTGCTGGGGCCGGTCGCCAGCCAGGAAGCGATCAAGATGCTCGGCACCAACGGCGGCGGCTTCTTCAACGCCAACAGCGCCCACCCGTTCGAAAACCCGACCGCGCTGGTCGATTTCGCGCAGATGCTGTCGATCTTCGTCATCGGTTTCGGCCTGACCTGGACGTTCGGCAAGGCCGTCGGCAACACGCGTCAGGGCTGGGCGATCCTGTCGGCGATGGTGATCCTATTCCTCGCCGGCGTGACGGTCACCTATTGGCAGGAAGCGGCAGGCAACCCGATCCTTCACCATGTCGGCGTCGCCGGGGGCAATATGGAGGGCAAGGAGGTGCGCTTCGGCATCGCCGCCTCCGCCCTGTTCTCGGTCGTGACCACGGCGGCATCGTGCGGCGCGGTCAATGCCATGCACGACAGCTTCACCGCGCTCGGCGGCATGATCCCGCTGTTCAACATCCAGCTGGGCGAGGTCGTGGTCGGCGGCGTCGGTGCGGGCATCTACGGCTTCCTGCTGTTCGCCATCCTGGCGGTGTTCGTCGCGGGCCTGATGGTCGGGCGCACGCCGGAATATGTCGGCAAGAAAATCGAGAGCCGCGAGGTGAAGCTCGCCGTGCTCGCCATCGCGGTGCTGCCGCTGCTCATCCTGGGGCTGACCGCCTTGTCGTCGGTGCTGCAGCAGGGTCTCGCCGGACCGCTCAACAAGGGGCCGCACGGCTTCAGCGAAATCCTGTACGCCTTCACCAGCGCGGTGGGGAACAACGGGTCCGCCTTCGCGGGGCTCACCGCCAACACGCCCTATTACAATGGGCTGCTCGGGATCGCGATGTGGGGCGGTCGATTCTTCATCATCGTGCCGATGCTGGCGATCGCCGGCAGCCTCGCGGCGAAGAAGTACACGCCTGAAAGCGCCGGCTCGTTCCCGACCACCGGGGGCCTGTGGGTCGGACTGCTCGTCGGCATCGTGCTGATCCTGGGCGGCCTCACCTTCCTGCCGAGCCTCGCGCTCGGTCCCATCGCCGATCATCTCGCGATGATCCGCGGCCAGCTGTTCTGA
- a CDS encoding TorF family putative porin, whose translation MKFCQAVAAAVVLALPVVAHAQSAPPGKSEAATDTPPPPALTISGSAAIVSDYRLRGISQSDEHMAVQAGITVAHDSGFYVGTWASNLAGWGTFGGANMELDLIGGYKTRVSPTGTLDVGLTWYMYPGGASKTDYAEPYAKLSGTAGPVSLTAGAAYAPKQQAIGKWYDNGASAARGVYDHPGAKSDNLYLWGDGAAAIHGTPFTAKAHIGHSWGMDGLGPNATAPTPTGAYWDWSLGADTTYRNLTLGLSWVDTSISDRDAAYLRPSFSKGQDGTGNIAGSTLLATLTAAF comes from the coding sequence ATGAAGTTTTGCCAAGCCGTCGCCGCCGCCGTGGTTCTCGCGCTGCCGGTTGTCGCGCACGCGCAGTCCGCGCCTCCGGGCAAGAGCGAGGCTGCGACCGATACGCCGCCGCCGCCGGCGCTCACGATCAGCGGCTCGGCCGCGATCGTGTCGGATTACCGTCTGCGCGGCATCTCGCAGAGCGACGAGCACATGGCCGTCCAGGCGGGCATCACCGTCGCGCACGACAGCGGCTTCTACGTCGGCACCTGGGCCTCGAACCTTGCCGGCTGGGGCACGTTCGGCGGCGCGAACATGGAGCTCGACCTGATCGGCGGCTACAAGACCAGGGTGTCGCCGACCGGCACGCTCGACGTCGGCCTGACCTGGTACATGTATCCCGGCGGCGCGTCGAAGACCGACTATGCCGAACCCTATGCGAAGCTGTCCGGCACGGCCGGCCCGGTGTCGTTGACCGCAGGCGCCGCTTATGCCCCCAAGCAGCAGGCGATCGGCAAATGGTACGACAACGGCGCCAGCGCGGCGCGTGGGGTCTACGATCATCCCGGCGCGAAGAGCGACAACCTGTATCTGTGGGGTGACGGCGCCGCCGCGATCCACGGCACGCCCTTCACCGCCAAGGCGCACATCGGCCACAGCTGGGGCATGGACGGGCTCGGACCCAACGCCACGGCGCCGACGCCGACCGGCGCATACTGGGACTGGTCGCTGGGCGCCGACACGACGTACCGCAACCTGACGCTGGGCCTGTCGTGGGTCGACACCAGCATTTCCGACCGCGACGCCGCCTATCTGCGGCCGAGCTTCAGCAAGGGCCAGGACGGCACCGGCAACATCGCCGGAAGCACCCTCCTCGCCACGCTGACCGCGGCATTCTGA